A region from the Vicia villosa cultivar HV-30 ecotype Madison, WI linkage group LG3, Vvil1.0, whole genome shotgun sequence genome encodes:
- the LOC131661432 gene encoding uncharacterized protein LOC131661432: MADHSDSSPLVPPIPLSDPSSIDLEAGPSEQIQCRICLETDGRDFIAPCMCKGTSKYVHRECLDHWRSVKEGFAFAHCTTCKAPYHLRVHVAADRKWRTLKFRFFVTRDILSIFLAVQLIITSLAYLVYLIDGYQQSWLRILWGFESQLSFYYLCGALLFFALLGLSGCFITCYDRRVRNDLAQPCRELCLCCCQPGVCADCHLPGTLCMWTDCTACFESCGTMATECGGCLGGAGEAGLPLLFIMALVVLGLFTVIGIFYSVLVATMVGQRIWQRHYHILAKRMLTKEYVVEDVDGEMTGSDWSPPSLPPEHIQQLKTLGLL, translated from the exons ATGGCTGATCACTCCGACTCCTCTCCTCTTGTCCCTCCTATCCCCCTCTCCGACCCTTCCTCGATCGACCTCGAAGCTGGTCCCTCCGAGCAAATTCAGTGCCGGATTTGTCTCGAAACCGATG GTAGGGATTTCATAGCTCCTTGTATGTGCAAAGGTACTTCAAAATATGTTCATCGagagtgtttggatcattggcGCTCCGTCAAG GAAGGGTTTGCTTTTGCTCACTGCACTACGTGCAAGGCTCCATATCATTTGCGTGTTCATGTTGCTGCTGATAGGAAGTGGAGAACCTTGAAATTTCGCTTTTTCGTCACCAGAGATATCTTGTCTATTTTTCTGGCTGTACAGCTT ATTATTACCTCACTCGCATATTTGGTTTATCTAATTGATGGTTATCAGCAAAGTTGGCTTCGTATTCTCTGGGGTTTTGAAAGTCAACTGAGCTTCTACTACTTAtgtg GAGCTCTATTGTTTTTTGCATTGCTTGGCCTTTCTGGGTGCTTCATTACTTGTTATGATCGACGAGTTCGCAATGATTTGGCTCAACCTTGTAGAGAATTATGTCTTTGTTGCTGTCAACCTGG AGTTTGTGCTGACTGTCATTTGCCAGGCACTCTTTGTATGTGGACTGATTGCACTGCATGCTTTGAGAGTTGTGGAACCATGGCAACAGAATGTGGTGGTTGTTTGGGAGGTGCTGGGGAAGCAGGGCTACCATTATTATTCATAATGGCTTTGGTTGTTCTGGGACTTTTTACAGTAATTGGGATATTTTACAGTGTATTGGTGGCAACTATGGTAGGCCAACGGATATGGCAACGCCACTATCACATACTTGCAAAGAGGATGTTAACAAAG GAGTACGTGGTTGAAGACGTTGATGGAGAGATGACAGGGTCTGATTGGTCTCCCCCATCCCTCCCACCCGAGCATATTCAGCAATTGAAAACATTGGGCCTCTTATGA